Part of the Uloborus diversus isolate 005 chromosome 9, Udiv.v.3.1, whole genome shotgun sequence genome is shown below.
ccctactaaagtagtaatttttcttaattcgTATGACATCaacatatccataaaatatgctgagtacataaatattttactatggggtgacatcaataaaaactcgaaaaatataacagttatagaaatatttttagtctattaatcttttttttttggtatgtatgtctccaagaatttcatttgactttctcattgagtttattttctactattgtatATAATTGTCTAATCATGTCCAGTAGCTCTTTCACATCggtaaattttattacttttaagtaaattatgatctaaaattagctgcaccaatgtctaattaaaaatttttttagatttatgaaattctaaagctaatgattctattataattaaatgattatttcataatagaaaatgtattagaataatatattaccccataacaataaatttatgtatgtagaatcagttaatttttcattttgtccatttcgtccagtttcttccggcgtcccggactttttacaaaaaagtggacgAAATAGCAACCTTGCTTGTATATGTTCTGTGTAATGCTTCCATCAGGCTTAATCGAATTGTGCTGAATTTATGAGAAAACGAAAGCATTCATATTCTTTCATCTGAATACATTGCATTCAGAAGTGGAACGTTTTCGACATAGCTTCAATTCTATCATTATCAATGAAAACTGTAGAACTTATGCCTTGACAGACTTaatgtttaaatgcaaaatatgtcAACAAGTGGGCAAACATTTTTATGCAAAGAGAGAGAATGAGAGAGGAATGTGCCAGAGACTAATAAACAAATGATGAACAACAAAAAACCGTTTGAACTTAAGACTTCATCTCAAACAAACATGTAAAATTTCCGCCATTACAACATTTACCGAATGGGAACCGCTGGTCTAGAATTACAGCCAGTCAGCATCCtccattttaataaattactGTTTTAGGCCATTTAAACCTCATTTGCTTAAGACTCGACATAACAAGCATTTTAGGCCTGCAATCAATACTGACTGAAAACTGATATAATTTAGTAATAAGCTTATTGTTTTTTCACAGGATATAATATTTGTTCCTAGATCAActgtcattaaaaatacttttaaataggGTCTGACAGGTCCTGGGTcactaaaaaaaactttggttCCTCTAGAATAATAATCTTTCAGAAATCTTGTTCCACTGAATTTTCCTAAACTCttgataaataatttatttggCACCTAAACATTATTCTTATCTCCTAGGACTTTACAATTTTTATCAGTCTGGGAACATAAGTTGTTTACATTTCAATCAAGTGAAGTCCTAATCTAATCACTCgaactatttttcatttactttattatttaattttagttcacATATCCTAAATGTGCTTCAAACGAagaatttttagtttctttttgttttaatttcttgaagcATGAATGCAGTCACCCTAACAATTTGAAGAATTATTTACAACAAAATCATGTGCAAGAAAAgtatttgtaaatacaatatcTTAAATAACCACAATACAATAGACCCTTGTTTTTCACGGGGcgggcatgcccccccccccccccggttacGTTCGATGGAAATACCGcataaattaagatttaatattAGTGTTAATATAGTTATAGTAATAACTATAAGTTAGGTtccatatattaaaaaaagttctcCATTCTAATGATAGGTAAATATATACAATAACTTTAATGTGTACTTCTTCCGATACATACGCACAACATGCattaagaaaacataaattaacttagtgtttataaaaaagaGCTGGTTATGATATTCTTTTAGtagtcattaattattttctttgtagTTCTTTGTGGGGCAGTAACCCTTTCATGATAACTCACTCAATTGCTATCGTTAATAAATTGGAAAGTTCATTTGTCATTGTCaaggaatgactcaaaattttcagtgagAAAGCTTTTGATTGTGAGTCATGAATATCAATATCCTTGTTCGTTTCgttctcctttgtcactcctaaaagctcttcttgcAGTGAGCTATGAATTGTGTGAgtaaataactttacttctgatgAAAGTTCTGAAACCAaacacaaaaaatgttttcaacagcTCAAGCTCACTTTTAACATGCTCAAATGCAGCTTATTGCATATTCTCAATGCCAGTGAGCAGACTTAGATAGgataaaattaaaagctttctgcaaacacaaattttaactggaaaattttctgcaaaataattattttgcctaattcaGCCTTAAGAAATCTTCAGCCTCTTcagaataaagaattaaaatttctattcaaatatgaaagagacaaaaaaaaaaaaaaaaaaaaaaaaaaaaaaatgctttaatatttatttttttttgcattaaaatatagtttatgcttatttttcaccaactgaagaaaacttcTTAAACCATTATTTTTTGCCCAATATCAATAACATGATCACTATTATTGATTTCATTTTGTAGTGAGAAAGTTCACGTAGATCTGAAACTACTCTCAAGTTGTTGACTAGGATAAAACATGAGCTACttgctttttacttgaaaattttatgaaaatattaaattttgtaaacaaatcaaaattttaaataaacattagcagttaaaaaaaattttctgcagagccaaacCTTTTCTGAAAACACCGTTCGCGCATTCGTCTATGTTATGCAAGACTGCCAGTGAGCTCTAAAtcgtgtgagtttaataactttacttctggaaagagctctggaacgaGCTGCAAAAAATGAccccagtggcccaagctcgctcATTAGCATTTCAAAATGCAGTTCATTAAGTTTTATCTGCAATCTTACaagtttggattttgaagaaCTGGAAAATTTTGTCTTTTGACAATGCCTTGTCCCACATAAAtctgcgtaaaataaaaaaaaggtgtcaAACCTTAAACAGTCAATAATCAAATCCACGTAAAATAAACttgcataaaacgagggtctaccgTATTTGTCAAATGTTTCGAGTTCCATTAAGAtttcatatattttgtttttattttaaaggtgaGCTATTTCTATTTACATTGGTTTATGATAATTGAAATTAACATAAGTTAATTTAAGATcaaagcaaaaagcaaatacacaatttttttttttaggacgTCGCATTGGAAAAGGTGAAGGATATGCCGACATGGAGTTTGCAATGATGGCAACAATGGGAGCTGTAAATTCGAATACTCCTGTCATTACTACAGTTCATGACTGTCAAGTGATGGAATCAATACCCGATGAATTATTTGGTGAACACGATGTGCCAGTAGACATTATCGTAACTCCAACAAGAATCATTCGTTGTGAGACTCCTTTTCCAAAACCTACTTGTATACTATGGTCTCTCCTTACTgatgaaaaattgaataaaataccAATACTgagaattttgaaagaaatggaaaaatcCAATCATTAAATATTGGAAGAAGATTGATACTTTGAGATATGCATACTGTTAATAATATACTTTTTTGCATGGATTTTTTATGTTACTGGTATAAtcaaagtaagaaataaattgcaaattatacatgcattttaatattttgatatagTCTTGAAATGTGCTCTCACTTTCAATTTCTTTATTggtactaaaaaataaacatgaaaatattttaatgctcaATTGAAACCCAAGtggtagaattttttttagcaGTCTGTTGTACAGATTAAACGAAAAATAGACAGGTAAATGTTGAAGAAACAGTAAATGAGCTAAAAGTAACTATGTGtcatacataaaattttttataccTTTATTTAGCATACCCAAGTATTTTACCTGCAGTTTATATTACGGAAAATACAGTACAAGTCTGCATGTCTCAAAATTTTATTACTGAACCTTTCGAAACCCTACCTTCTCTCCCCCCCTGAAGGTATTTATGGACTTTCTTAAGAATCTATGACGTGCCTCAACCTGTTTCTGATACCAGGTTGCCAAGTAATGGATTTTGTAATTTAACTAAACTATTCTGAAAGTATTTCCAATGCACTgagtagagatgtaaaatttccagaaattttgaagacatggaaaaaaaaagatattttttttgaaaaattgattttttatcagttaaaatatagcttgtttatattttcttacaaaactaaatatttaaaaatatatgcagtttttataaatttttcccGTCTTAGAAATATGTGTAAAATTGTTACTATTAAAACAGCAATTCTGTTTTCTAACTGTAAGACTTCTAagtttaaaacaccaaaaaatgTCCAAATTAGCCTAATCACTCCAGAGTTAATTTTGAGTAAGGTGTGATTTTTATAAATtgctaaattaaatttttgacaaaaatgtgtgtaaatgtagttttttttccttgcaaattatattaaacaaGTTGTTTTCTTTCTGTGTGAGAAGTTTGTTTCATATATTTACATAGATATATGTACACACATTAAATGAAAATGGTTTTAACTTTTAACTGAAACATCTCTAATAGTTAATGTCATTGCATATAATACTTTGGTGCCCAGGGATATTAAATTATCTTACAGCTTGCATTATTAAAGTTAATGTTTCACGTGGgatactgaacataaaaaaaatatttaaaggaaaaaaaaaaccattgagaTGCAAATATTATAATTGTTGATTACGTTATTTTgtgaaagaaatttcaaaattaccaATTTTTTCTCCTGTAAAAATACATTTCTCAAAAGCCTTTCCCctcaaaattactgttttttcccccttaactGTTCCCAGCTCTGAGATATTTTCATAGTCATTATTGGTGTAAAAACATGATCTTGCTCTGACAGTTGCTATAAGATATGTAGTAAAGCATTGGTGAATTAACTAATGCTAACGAAAATACATATATTTCACAAAATTAGATTTAAATTACTGTGAGTCATaagtttaattttctcatccTCAAAGCTCATTAATTCCTTTTGAAATATGTGGTATTCACTTGACtaaaaatttttcacaattaaaaatataatgtataCAGAATtacaaaaaaggtgaaaaaattaaagagaagtaACTCTTTCAAAGAATCAGTCATGAAAAaagattgaataaaaaataaactttatggtAATTACATTAAATGCTAACACTTATGTACACTCATCACAGATGTTTATAAAATACAAGTTATTTTCGAAAGTCTTCAATTCTCGCAATTATATCATTGATTCTTTCACAACAGTTGTAACTCTCTTCAAGATATATAACTTTTAAACCATCTTGAACAAAACTTTCAAGAACATGCCACTGTTCAAAGAGCTTCAAGGCATTTTTGAAAGTATCAGCAGAGAAACTTTCCTCtggaaataaacaaataatgataGAACAGGAAGGAaatacactcatacatacacgaTTAAAATTTTACAGATGGGAAGCTTTTCATGTACTTCAAAGCATAGATTCTCAACCACTGGTCTAGCCTACAGCAGTGGTACATGAAAAATTTGACTGGACTTCAGAGATTTTTCCTGTCCTAAAAGTTGATTTCCTATGCAAAGTTTTGTTACAGGTACTTGTGATCAGGTTCCTCTTCATCTCGAAACACTTTCCTCAAAATTCTATGTCTTTTACTTAAATTCTGAAGCACAGAGAATCTTGAAgcataacttcattttttttaaataaaagctcaGCTCATTTTTATCGCACCTTTTCTGCAATTTTTAATCAGCATGAAAACATAACCAACACAAAAaatgagttaaatatttataccaGTTAAATGTTGTCAGATTTTTTCctgttttaatgaaattaaaacaggagtagatgtaaataataaaaatatagagTAAGTttttagatgaaagtttcactATTTATCTGGTTCATATTATTGTTAAAAACTACTGTTTTTGTTACAGAGGGCGCTGTTGACCAAATAACCATGCACAAAATTATTGCTTAATGTTTTTCAGTGTGGCTAATGAAAAGATGCAAGACTGCATTTATTCAGCTCTACCAATCACTTGAGATCAGTGGttggcagggttggcaaggttttggacactgcggtaaaaaccacggtaaaaaccctggtttttaccgtcctgtccaaaacccttgtgtccaaaactgtccgaaagtgtccaaaactatatttttagaaaaattgtattatgtgagaaaacaaacagaataaaatgtatcaaagtaatgctttatattcaacatttattcaatgagaacattcaacttatttatgcagctgattttaatctggtttcataGAAGTTgcattcttgattaaaatttcaatttgtatgcatgaatttatttatttatttatttttgataatggtaaccaatttccctatgtttatgcatgtgtgcaaatgaaagcaagGTTGGCAAAGTTTTTAcaatcctgttcaaaacccttgagCTCGAaagtccaaaactatttttgagaaactatattttgggagaaaatatcaaaaaaggaacaagatgtgtcaaaattatttttttttactatttaatatatttattcaatgtgaacattcaagtaaaaatatatatgtaacttatttatgcagctgattttaatctagttaagtaaaaatttatttcttaaaaatttcaatttgtatgcggGAGGGTTTAGTTTTTCCCCCATAAAtcgaatttttcgacatttatgcatgtgtgcaagaTAGTGTTCAAAATTAAGATTCTAAAATGTACTTAAaggcaataaattaaaatttttctagttacagaatgtattatattaaaaatatgaactaatttttttaagtaaaatattttttaaataaatatttttgaggaaaatattattaaatattcattaattaaacctcattaatatatatatatatatatgcattgcAAATATTGTAGCAAtatgaattgattagattacacccctttagctttagtaaagttttggacagtttaagacagtttcggacacttttggacagttttagacagttttggacggtaaaaaaccacctgtcctgtcctaaaccagttttggacagtccaaaacccaaccctggtggttggaaaaactattttttttaaagccaactACAGcaacaactactttattacaaatgaagTCAACTAAAACTACAACTActcttttcaaaatgtagcaactacaaactacttttgaaaagtagttgcTACtttgctacttttaaaaaaaataatgaaaagcatacacatacacaccatttgaggattgaatgaaaaaattcaaaacctaatttatattaataaatttgttcatttgaacatggaatattactaaaaattatgtattctttcattcctttactgagctaatttgtcattccaaacattttgatgccagctcgtatttttcagggTCTTACGAATCTGGTTGacgcaagttttactcgcgtaagacttgaaTCGGTCAGATTGTTTGAaacctcgtttttttttctcaaactttatttaaaagtagttttcagaaatcgctacaaacaatttttttttttttttgcagtgaactACTTGCtactgtactttttttaaaaagtggtgcACTACACTACAaagtactaaaaaatgtagctactacagtagcgtcgctacttccaaccactgcttggGATATAGTTTTTTAATGTACAAGGGAACTTTTTGCCACTGGCATATTTAAGCATAAATGAAATATATCACATAGTAACTCTTGAGCTTCACTGCaagatttgcaccaaaaaaaaaaaaaaacatgaggcagtgagaagcaaagggatataagtggacattttcaagttttgagtaaaacgccttTTAAAGATACCGTCCTGGGTCGgctgtcattgatttttttttctaaataatgctgtatagcagtacctaccatttgtattggatatatccaaatttttaattttgtcccttacatccctttgcttttcactgcctcatatattcttTGATAATGAAGTTTAATCTTCAAGAAATTAttactgttaaatttaaaatttttttaaaaataacctacAGTTTCTTTTTCGTTACTTCCCCATTAAATTGGCTAATCAAACTGTCAGTATATTGTATTAAATAATAACACTTTAATgtactaatttattattttactattcaaCACTATTTCAATACCATAGACATTTAGCCATTTTTCATAAGTTGTATTGTTTTGTAATACGTCACAGAATACCATCAATTGGAAAGACAACCTCTTTTGTCCAATGGATTTTAGAGCTTCAGTTTTTAACTATATGGTTGGCTTAGAGTTTATTTCTGTATTATTTGTTTATCAGTTCAGATTGACACATTGCATTAAAAGCCAAACACAGTCAAGAGCAACAGCTAGTATATCATAAAGtaattactattaatataattgtaaaaatcatgattttcataaaaaaaatatatttttctagaCTTAGAATAGAAAGTTATGTCTTGCGCAGTGGTAGTGCAAAATTGAAAACTGGTAGAAAAGAAAAGGCAAGACTTATCTCaataactttacaaaatgtgtaGGTGCTTAAACACAGTTTACTTAAATCTGTAGTTCAATTCCTCTCGattaatttttttgtacaatttaattttttggcaagaggacaatttttaaatttctgttactTGATTGGTTTTTCTCACCCTTGCAAagtgcttttaatatttttgaaaagtaatgcaatcatgaaactaaaaattaagaatgtcaaaaatgtagaaattaagatcagattttttttttttaaatgaaaaataaaaatgagcttaCCATAAGCTAATAATCCTTTTGATAGTTTCTCTTGAGCAGTAAGCTGCATTTCTTGAATGAAAATTCTTTCTGTAATAAAACATAAGTGATTACATACACAAAAATGTAAGTGCTATCTTATATAAATAATGGTAATATCATAGACTTTCTAGTAAAACATTGAAATGCACCATATGTTCTGAGCAACTTTTGTTTGTCAAGACTTGTACTCATAATTAATGCACATTAAGTATCTTCAGATTTATAGCCCAATAGTTTAATGGACTGATTATAATTACTTTTGAATACATCAACTGTTATTTGCAATCATGGGTTGACTATGGTATGTCATGAATTGCTcaaactgttctttttttattaatttcagaatactatttttctataaaCTATAAAATAATTAGCTAGTTTCAGCTGGAGGGTAACTCATGGCAAAATATTAGCATACGAGataaatttatgaataagtaTGAATGATTCAATAATGTCAGTGGTggaaacaaaaccaaaaaatatttatataagaaAACTTTAGCATATAAACTATGTTATTAAAGTCGTTATTATGTCCtcccaaattagaaaaatatttaaatagatttaaagTTTGTCAAGAATGTCAATTCAAAAAACAGCCCATTTTATAGCTACTAACCATTCATTACCTATTTTTAAAATCCTATTTCATAGTTAAGCAGGGGCAAGATAAATGGGACACTATGGGGTAGCTTTTTCAATAGATTTTTAAATATGAGTGAATAATTTCATATGATATCCAAAGATAAAACAATAAGAGATAGTTGATAACCATAATAGAAAAACTGACAAACATGAATCTTTTGACTGAACATATGGTTCCTCAGGCAAACAGTAAGACATTGAAACCCAGGaataatagtaagatatcctactgttgttctgaggcaacaatattttaaataaagaagtttGTGACTAAAATAAATCACCAAAAAcattaatacagaaaaaaaaaatatattgtttgtaAATGGGAAAAACTTGAGAAATCCAACCATTTTGCATTTCTTGTAgtcaatctttttaaaaaatcttaatttttgttaAGTATTGAGAGTTGAAATAAGAGTTAATCATTGTGATATGGCCAAATAGAGGAACTGTAGGAATTGGATAACTAGTCTTCAAGACTGCTTATTTGTCATAGcctggtacaggtttttgtatacctatttgtAGAAAGTTGCCCCCGTATCATCAAACATGAGGATCCTTACATGGCTTTGGCTGGGACATTTTTGAACATTCTCCTGACTGCCCCAACCTTGCTCGCagcaacttttatttgttttggcaTTTTAAGTCTTTCCTTGGCGGTTGATGGAACAAGTTACCTAATGGCTAACTGCACTGGTGGAAACTTTcaacgaataggtatacaaaatcCTGTACCATgatatgacaaatgcttggaaaatcacaaGAGCAATGTCCAAAAATAGCATAAGGGcagtagatttttgtgcaataaatttctttgctctatctataattgttcttttttttt
Proteins encoded:
- the LOC129230667 gene encoding methenyltetrahydrofolate synthase domain-containing protein-like isoform X2: MSEITKESIRQNIWTYMEENNISSFPRPVFNRIPNFKGAEQACCKVLLLREFQTAGTVKVNPDKPQQHARFLTLEGVKSYSSKVGLNSKVTVDVVIIGSVAVSLNGRRIGKGEGYADMEFAMMATMGAVNSNTPVITTVHDCQVMESIPDELFGEHDVPVDIIVTPTRIIRCETPFPKPTCILWSLLTDEKLNKIPILRILKEMEKSNH